The genomic stretch TGCACGGTTTCTTCCAGCACGGCCTGCAGTGAAGCGGTCAGGTCGAAATGATGCTGCGTCAGTGGCGCACCCCGCACACGTGCCGGCCCGAACAGGGCCGCCGGGTCGAAGCGGGCGATCTCGTAGCGGCCGTGCTCGCGCACCCGCACTAGGTCGCGGAAGGTGTCGAGGTAGCGCGGCTGGCCGAGGGCCGCCAGCGCCATCACCTTGTACTCGTCACTCGAATGCAGGAAGCCGAGGTGGCTGGTGATGCGCTCGTACAGCATGCCCAGCGAGTGCGGCATGGTGACCTCACCGAGCGGCTCGTAACGCCCGTCGGCATAGCGGCCGTAGCTCGTCGTGGTGTCCTCACCGCGGCCGTCCAACGTCGTCACGGCGCAGCGGTCGAACGGGGCGGCGAGGAACGCGCTGGCCTGGTGCGACAGGTGGTGGTCGACGAAGTGCCAGCGGTAGGGGCCGTCGTGGCGCACGCCTGCGAAGCGCGCCTTCAGATGATGCGGCGCGCCCGATGCCAGTTGGCGAGGCGCGTTGACGATGTAGCTCGCGAACAGCGGGTCCCAGACGCTTTCCCAGTCGCCCGCGGCGCCGGCCGACGGCTGCATCGGCAGCGTGACGGTGTCGCCCTCGATGCGGCCACGGATGAACCGCGCCGGGTCGTAGCTGTAGGCGACATGGTCGACCTGTGCGAGCGTCAGGCCGGCCTGGGCCAGGCAGTAGTCGATCGCATGGTAGGGCAGCTCCCAGGTCGAGAACGGCACCGGGCGTTTGCCGTGCTTGATGCGTGTGAAGCGCTCTTCTTCGGCCGCCGCTATCAGCTCGCCGTCGACCACCAGGGCCGCGGCACTGTCGTGGAAGGCTGCGTTGATACCGAGTGTGATCATGCGTAGGCAACCGAGGGGGTGGCGGGAGGGGGCAGGTTGCAGCCAGCACCGGTCGTCGCGTCGCGCGCGTCCTGTTCGGCCAAAAGCTCGAAGGCAGCGGCCGCGACATCTTGGGGCTCGACCTTGCGCAGGCAGTCGTGGTGCCCCTGCGGGCACACGCTCTTCAAGCAGTTGCGGCAGGGCACGTCGTGATTCAGCACCCGTGCCGCGACCCGCCACGGGGTGTGCTGCGGATTGGTGAGGGCGTAGAGATCGACCACTGGCGTGCCGAGCGCTGCGGCAATGTGCACCGGGCCGCTGTTGTTCGACATCAGCAGCCGGGCCCGTTGCAGCAGCGCCGCGAACTCGCCGAGCGTGAGTTGTCCCGCCAGCGACAGCGAAGGCCGCTGCATCTGGCTTTGCGCCGTCAGGATCAAGGCTTCCTCGTCGGCGCCGCCACTGAACACGATGCGGCAGTCGCCCCCGCTCGCCACCAGTTCGGCA from Caldimonas brevitalea encodes the following:
- a CDS encoding carbamoyltransferase, encoding MITLGINAAFHDSAAALVVDGELIAAAEEERFTRIKHGKRPVPFSTWELPYHAIDYCLAQAGLTLAQVDHVAYSYDPARFIRGRIEGDTVTLPMQPSAGAAGDWESVWDPLFASYIVNAPRQLASGAPHHLKARFAGVRHDGPYRWHFVDHHLSHQASAFLAAPFDRCAVTTLDGRGEDTTTSYGRYADGRYEPLGEVTMPHSLGMLYERITSHLGFLHSSDEYKVMALAALGQPRYLDTFRDLVRVREHGRYEIARFDPAALFGPARVRGAPLTQHHFDLTASLQAVLEETVQQLARWLREASGERHLAMAGGVALNCVMNAKLRDAGVFDQVWVQPAAGDAGTALGAALWTDWQERTRSAGGAPALRRWRMEHAYWGPGYDDAEIEQLLTWAKLPYRRLTDVAGETARLLQDNRIIGWFQGRMEFGPRALGARSILASPIRPEMQARLNELKDREDFRPVAPVVPEDELAAWFTPAAANGGSAPFMLFIYDVLPEQASRIPAVCHADHTARVQTVRRDSNPRYYDLLKAFKALTGVPVLVNTSFNVRGEPVVNTPRDAINAFYSTPLDALVIGSFLLEKNA